In Scomber japonicus isolate fScoJap1 chromosome 7, fScoJap1.pri, whole genome shotgun sequence, one genomic interval encodes:
- the LOC128361964 gene encoding claudin-1-like, producing MASSELQIIGFLLSLVGLAATISATFMVEWKKQWQVKSYKAYEGLWMTCTGNERVTCESYESVLKLPTEVQATRAVMMLSIFLSALAVLVSTLGMKCTRFMDGKAKSKSTVAIIGGIMFMVSGLLAVIITSWYVKMIVQKSKQSHRLQSFEFGKAVFVSLAGGLLTVAGGAFLSCRRCSRSSSSESISSNQLITIRHPKSNYV from the exons ATGGCCAGCTCGGAACTACAGATCATCGGTTTCCTACTCTCACTGGTCGGTCTCGCTGCCACTATTTCCGCTACTTTCATGGTTGAGTGGAAGAAACAGTGGCAGGTTAAGTCGTACAAAGCCTACGAGGGTTTATGGATGACCTGCACTGGTAACGAGAGAGTTACCTGCGAATCTTACGAGTCCGTCCTAAAATTGCCCA CTGAGGTTCAGGCTACCAGGGCGGTGATGATGCTCAgcattttcctctctgctctggcGGTGTTGGTCTCCACATTGGGGATGAAGTGCACCCGCTTCATGGATGGCAAGGCCAAGAGCAAGTCCACAGTAGCTATAATTGGAGGAATCATGTTCATGGTTTCAG gTTTATTGGCTGTCATCATAACCTCCTGGTATGTCAAAATGATTGTTCAGAAATCCAAGCAATCCCATCGACTGCAAag cTTTGAGTTTGGGAAAGCAGTGTTTGTCAGCTTGGCTGGTGGCCTCCTCACTGTGGCGGGTGGTGCTTTCCTGAGCTGTCGGAGATGCTCACGGTCATCATCGTCTGAGTCCATAAGCTCCAACCAGCTCATTACCATCAGGCACCCCAAGTCCAACTACGTCTAg